CTTAAGCCTGGAGGGGTAATTTGTTTAGCTGATCTGGACTATAACTGTCTAAGTCACTTTGGATTATCCCCAAAACTCGAAAATACAATTATAGGCATTTTAAATCATCTCGAAAATTATCATGATTTCGACCCGTATGTAGGCAGAAAACTATATTCTTATGTTTATGATCTGGGCTATCAGAACATAGATGTCATGATGGAGCCCCATCATCTTATCTTTGGGGATCTCAACCAGGTTGATGCTTACAACTGGTATAAAAAAGCGATGGTTGCCGGAAAGAAAAGCGGGTATTCATTTTGCGAGTATGAAGGTGGGTTCGATGAGTTTTTGGAGGATTACGACAGGTTTTTCACGAATCCGCGAAGATTTACCTACACGCCTCTGATAGCGGTGAAGGGAGTCAAACCCCAGAATTAGAAGACAGGATTAACCGGGCTGGCCAGGGTCCGCTATCAGATTGCCATCTGATGTTGGTCCAGAATCGCGGACAGGACTGCGTCGAAAATTACGTTTTTCAAACCTAAGAACTCTACGCCAAAACCTCTCGGAAGATTGAGTTTCCGAGGGATGTCCGATCTGTTCACCCATGCCACCCGGCCGGAAGTCTCGATGATCCGCCCAGGATTGTTGAGTAGCGAAAAAGACAGATTGATCGGGCAGCCCTCGTAAATTTCTGATTCTTCCGATTTGCTGGCGATAAAGATTCCCAGCGGACTGATGTCGGCACTTGTTCCTGTCTTGGTGCTGCCGTTGATCGTGTACTGGACATGAGTGCTGTAGGGGATTCTCAAGCTTTTTCTCTCCGAAGCCTCATTGTCCCACTTTCGCTTCAGATCCTCGGCGTGATTTTTTTCGAAAAAGCGGATAAAAGCATCCACGATTTCTTTATCGAAATGTACACCGCTCTCCGCTCTCAGCAGTTCAAAAGCAACCTTGAGCGGCATCGGGTTTCGGTAATGCCGTTTGGCCGTTATAGCTTCGAAAAAGTCCGCAACGGCAATGATTCGGGCACCCAGGGGAATCTCGTTGCCCTTGAGGCCGTCGGGATATCCGCTCCCGTCCAGTTTTTCATGGTGGGCGCCTGCAATCTCGGGCACTGATCTGTAAATTCCTTCGAAATTGATCTGATCCAGTATTTCCTTGGTTTTGAAAGCATGTGTCTTGACCGCCTGGTATTCCTCGACCGTCAGGCGCCCGGCCTTCTTCAAAATGGAGTCGGGAACGGCAATTTTCCCGTAATCGTGCAGCAGGGCCGCGACCCTGATCATTTCAGAGAAATCATCCGATTGTCCAAGTTCTCCGCAAATACCGATGGCATACTCGGTAACCTTCTCTGAATGGCCGGCCGTCAACGGGTCTCGAGCATCAATGGTTTTCGCAAGAACCTGCAGGATGGAGTGAAACTGATGTTGTCTGGCGTTTAAAAGGTCGGCATTGCGAATGCTGACCCCTATTACGGGAGCAATACCCATCAGCAGGGTCAGATCGCTGTTGACCAGTGGTCGTTTCGATTGGACATTGTCCACGGCAAGAATGCCAAGTGATTCTCCCTCACAGATAATGGGACAACAGATAAAGGATTTTGCATTCAATGCCTTGGCGAAGGCGAGGCTGCGGGGGGAAAGATCCGATTCCGTTTCTCGAATATCATTGATCAGGAACGGTTTTTGCTGATTGAAGGCGACTACAAACATACCTTTCGAATTTTCCGAATCCAGATGGAAGGCCGCCGTTTTTAAAACCTCCTGCTGTTGTTTCGAATAACCGTAACCTGCGCGAAAAACGAGTCTCGTCTTGCTTTCATTTGCCACCAGGATCAGGCCTCTGTCAAAATCCAGCCTCTTTCTCAGTATGTCCACGACATTTTTAAGAATTTTATCAATATTGACATCGGCGGAACCGTCAAGAATGGTCTGATTGCTTATGGCTTGTCCAATTTCATTGGCCATAAGAACATTGTTGTAGTTTCTGTTGATCTGGTCGAGCAACTGATCTGTTGAATCTTTAATTTCGCCTACATTTTTGACTATTTCATTTTTCTCTAAACGTTCAATGACGTAGGAAATGAAGAGAAAAAGAATTAAATAAGCAGGAGCTGCAATTTTTAAAGAATTCGGATTGAAGAAAAATAAAAAAGGGATTGATAGGATCGCCGGCAGAGACAGGTACTTTCTGAAATTCTTGATATTGAAGGATAGCGTCTTTTCCCAGGAAACTATATAGGTACACTTTTTATCGCCTTTGAACACACATTCCGTATGCTCGATCTTGGGCACAGTGCTTCCGAGGCAGATGACAATAGCTTCCCAATATCCGAGGCGATTTTCGCATTGAAACGGTTTCTCAGTGACTCCTTCCTGGGGGGTAACCGTTATCTTGAATTTGTTCGGGCCAAGTTCCT
This portion of the Syntrophotaleaceae bacterium genome encodes:
- a CDS encoding HD domain-containing phosphohydrolase codes for the protein MAYAGMRSYEVADQGHWFTQDQIDRFYDKLVELTGNTNLAREAGRYAASPDGLSLIRQYVLGLVGPSNAFKLINQVASTLTKSAIYESQELGPNKFKITVTPQEGVTEKPFQCENRLGYWEAIVICLGSTVPKIEHTECVFKGDKKCTYIVSWEKTLSFNIKNFRKYLSLPAILSIPFLFFFNPNSLKIAAPAYLILFLFISYVIERLEKNEIVKNVGEIKDSTDQLLDQINRNYNNVLMANEIGQAISNQTILDGSADVNIDKILKNVVDILRKRLDFDRGLILVANESKTRLVFRAGYGYSKQQQEVLKTAAFHLDSENSKGMFVVAFNQQKPFLINDIRETESDLSPRSLAFAKALNAKSFICCPIICEGESLGILAVDNVQSKRPLVNSDLTLLMGIAPVIGVSIRNADLLNARQHQFHSILQVLAKTIDARDPLTAGHSEKVTEYAIGICGELGQSDDFSEMIRVAALLHDYGKIAVPDSILKKAGRLTVEEYQAVKTHAFKTKEILDQINFEGIYRSVPEIAGAHHEKLDGSGYPDGLKGNEIPLGARIIAVADFFEAITAKRHYRNPMPLKVAFELLRAESGVHFDKEIVDAFIRFFEKNHAEDLKRKWDNEASERKSLRIPYSTHVQYTINGSTKTGTSADISPLGIFIASKSEESEIYEGCPINLSFSLLNNPGRIIETSGRVAWVNRSDIPRKLNLPRGFGVEFLGLKNVIFDAVLSAILDQHQMAI
- a CDS encoding methyltransferase domain-containing protein — protein: MMKNHKIKKEYLMENSAEIERLELKTDETALVRQLLWAGLKPGMRVADVGCGPGKTTSIIKKVTGKNGNAVGIDFSQERIDYAKERYGGNGLDFYCRNVFDDLSDLGNFDFIWSRFFLEYHKKNCFEIIKNLNLLLKPGGVICLADLDYNCLSHFGLSPKLENTIIGILNHLENYHDFDPYVGRKLYSYVYDLGYQNIDVMMEPHHLIFGDLNQVDAYNWYKKAMVAGKKSGYSFCEYEGGFDEFLEDYDRFFTNPRRFTYTPLIAVKGVKPQN